The proteins below come from a single Oxyura jamaicensis isolate SHBP4307 breed ruddy duck chromosome 1, BPBGC_Ojam_1.0, whole genome shotgun sequence genomic window:
- the ICOSLG gene encoding ICOS ligand: MEPRGCGFLLLSLHILRAVTALEEKIVISKRGDNATLSCIYPGKEFSLNNLRVYWQIDDDQEQCSVVHALISGQDNESEQCIHFKNRTQLLWDRLGEGDFSLLLLNVSQSDERKYKCVVLQTNEYTKVVHQAKVVLSLAASYSQPILSGPVRNSNSNGEEVTFSCSSDNGYPEPNVYWINRTDNSHLLPSELNITPHDDGTYSVLSTLKVKATSDMQIECFIENKRLQENISANYTQEKRNNGSNTESHKDLEKSGRGAQAAGIISIVILIALLAVLICWLWKHRSSKLVSYTDVQPNEDNRKLNSPV; this comes from the exons TTACTGCATTGGAGGAGAAGATTGTCATCAGTAAACGTGGAGATAATGCTACACTGAGTTGCATTTATCCAGGAAAAGAATTCAGCTTGAATAATCTACGGGTATACTGGCAAATAGATGATGATCAAGAGCAGTGTTCAGTAGTACATGCGCTGATCTCCGGTCAAGACAATGAAAGTGAACAATGtattcactttaaaaacagGACTCAGTTATTGtgggacagactgggagaaggcGATTTTTCTCTGCTACTACTAAATGTCAGCCAGAGCGATGAGCGCAAGTACAAATGTGTAGTGCTGCAGACAAACGAATATACCAAAGTAGTTCACCAGGCAAAAGTGGTTCTCAGCTTAGCAG ctAGTTACAGCCAACCAATACTCAGTGGACCAGTAAGAAACAGTAACAGCAATGGAGAAGAAGTGACTTTCAGCTGTAGTTCTGACAATGGGTACCCGGAACCGAATGTTTACTGGATAAATAGAACAGACAACAGCCACTTGCTTCCATCAGAGTTAAACATCACCCCCCATGACGATGGCACTTACAGTGTTCTTAGCACACTGAAGGTTAAAGCAACTTCTGATATGCAAATAGAGTGcttcatagaaaataaaagactacAGGAAAATATATCAGCCAACT acacaCAGGAGAAGCGAAATAATGGTTCTAATACAGAAAGTCACAAAGACCTGGAAAAAAGTGGACGAGGTGCTCAAGCAGCTGGCATCATTTCTATTGTAATTCTGATAGCTCTTCTAGCTGTGTTAATCTGCTGGCTGTGGAAACATCGGTCCTCCAAACTAGTGTCATACACAG ATGTCCAACCAAatgaagacaacagaaaactCAACt CACCTGTCTAA